Proteins from a genomic interval of Bradysia coprophila strain Holo2 chromosome X, BU_Bcop_v1, whole genome shotgun sequence:
- the LOC119083656 gene encoding uncharacterized protein LOC119083656, with protein MTWYWWTHWFWITSLSATINCYALGSVDTSPSSSPFNHGKIYNKGEPLKFPIAVQSDSDDVIDGKELLEAKFHEEWMTSERRSENLEKNGKDLMEFDKNETLIDIPEVFPLDHIENSSRIIEPVNHTFGSKKYNSSFTKNVDSLQNSIQSNIPITKVSQVNVTTAAPKVEKITKLKSISIKSQSSRPDVYVNKQNESELTTEPEVIREETEKQVISERGRQSKILAEYSQTLKIVNLTLGSKNLLERSANEVDGDDELNSEALTIKRATILDAGAISGICLAVVGLSFIVSAMGVMLYRRRYVNKPQTLSEPDSSGYIDDSTMRDNSDEMYSLDNDSFLNSLEAMTIQNYWTDNVKHTKL; from the exons ATGACCTGGTACTGGTGGACCCATTGGTTTTGGATTACATCACTAAGTG cCACCATTAACTGCTATGCACTTGGTTCAGTTGACACGTCTCCTTCATCCAGCCCGTTCAATCATGGCAAAATCTATAACAAAGGTGAACCACTCAAATTTCCCATTGCCGTCCAAAGTGATTCCGATGATGTAATTGACGGAAAAGAATTGCTTGAAGCTAAATTTCACGAAGAGTGGATGACTTCTGAACGGAGGTCCGAGAATTTGGAGAAAAACGGCAAAGATCTCATGGAGTTTgataaaaacgaaactttaATTGATATTCCGGAAGTATTTCCACTCGATCACATTGAAAATAGTTCTAGGATAATCGAACCGGTGAATCACACTTTTGG TTCCAAAAAATACAACTCTTCGTTCACAAAAAATGTCGACAGTCttcaaaattccattcaatccAATATTCCAATTACAAAAGTGTCTCAAGTAAATGTGACCACAGCTGCACCGAAAGtggaaaaaattacaaaactgAAAAGCATATCAATTAAATCTCAGTCTTCGAGACCTGACGTGTATGTaaataagcaaaatgaaaGTGAATTAACCACGGAACCGGAAGTGATACGAGAAGAGACGGAAAAGCAAGTGATAAGCGAAAGGGGgcgtcaatcaaaaatattagCAGAATATAGTCAAAcgttaaaaattgtgaatctCACATTGGGATCGAAAAATCTATTGGAACGGTCAGCAAATGAAGTGGACGGAGACGATGAACTTAATTCGGAAGCTTTAACAATCAAG CGTGCAACTATTCTCGACGCAGGTGCAATATCTGGAATATGCCTAGCTGTAGTCGGATTGTCTTTCATAGTCAGTGCAATGGGAGTTATGCTTTATCGACGACGGTACGTCAACAAACCGCAAACACTCAGCGAACCTGATTCCAGCGGCTACATTGATGACAGCACAATGAGG GATAATTCAGACGAAATGTACAGCTTGGACAATgattcgtttttaaattctttggAAGCAATGACCATTCAAAATTACTGGACTGATAATGTAAAACATACCAAGCTGTAG
- the LOC119083663 gene encoding NPC intracellular cholesterol transporter 2-like encodes MFKQIIVVSLLVVCISGNLTGWRNCGSPFADIHAVRVGGCPQTPCLFIQGESYLIEFEASSRVNTNSLNFVTVAQLLGVPITVLEGNACNHLRQGSCPILAGNRFTFSVLFEVPFYLPRIPNVITTRIWNDFGDEAICIQFDVVVFGSHN; translated from the exons ATGTTCAAGCAAATAATTGTCGTGTCGTTACTTGTAGTATGTATCAGTGGAAACCTCACTGGATGGAGAAACtgcg GGTCTCCTTTTGCTGACATACATGCTGTTCGAGTCGGTGGTTGCCCCCAAACCCCTTGTCTTTTCATTCAAGGCGAATCGTATCTTATCGAATTTGAGGCATCTTCAC GTGTCAACACAAACAGTTTGAATTTTGTAACGGTTGCTCAGCTGTTGGGTGTTCCGATTACCGTACTTGAAGGAAACGCTTGCAACCATTTACGGCAAGGATCCTGCCCTATTTTAGCTGGCAATAGATTTACTTTCAGTGTACTATTCGAAGTGCCATTTTACTTGCCTCGG ATTCCGAATGTTATTACCACACGGATTTGGAATGATTTTGGAGATGAAGCTATTTGTATTCAATTCGATGTGGTTGTATTCGGTTCTCACAATTAA
- the LOC119083673 gene encoding uncharacterized protein LOC119083673 produces MTIDPQCETIKHCQTSKAIKLKSIFDYVYVSLAILCFASITIVAIFVWNVHQFNDLSVLRENLRNDLVVSDIKHIMQIVLKDMAKEQTPMDDLRKSNSKVPVSSPFEYELRIEEDDYLRREKRAARSADSKTYGNENHGKYVEFFNPKIRRELEKKDDEFKKTHGYKGAAPGGDEWVWLTSYCRIPYESITGFCSATKEYCPAGPAGIPGLPGPKGYRGDIGMPGPPGRVARGPKGMTGSPGLDGRDGTPGEPGLDGIPGRAGKDGKDGLPGLPGTNGINGLDGKDGKTGPVGPPGRPGPPGEMGIAGPRGPSGDPGTNGTPGQPGIKAYSVRVNGSLSNELLIPPSIIGAHNEELKHPIVVNEGDNLRLRCAVTGTPLPKVEWRIKSESIKTINSGAWQASSIGGHTLNITKINRVHMGKYHCIADNGIPPSASTTFEVEVHFAPLVFVRNQYLYVAEGGSVSLECETEAFPEPVQYWKRKAENVVLDYSSKYKMASYHSGYKSRMQLNITNVQKDDYGEYLCVSKNEVNTTTAIVYVNDKMKPPNRGVDTNAIAIFGTLPPNRESYEDICGPPVKCTDCQISTAANCKDTIATLYDLVGTLEIKHAENRSFSLFHSRKIDCALSAVGKPVYHHENNITFGSWLRDPLPKTSEIGEKIWMTNDSDILHIYEYKNKQAHQNNTVLKMHTLDPPGFRGNAHVIYNGSFYYQENKSDKIVRYDLEFSKQIETRSLYKAAASGRNFLYTTKYNYMDFNVDENGLWVIYATADSNYTHVAKLDPFTLEAEYNWNISIDHHKVGEMFIVCGVLYAIDSVVARNTNIRLALDLYENKILTDVKNLKFTNPFRNTTTVGYNHRSKELYTWDSGNQLTYPILSNDIGYNNLSSKWRGGTDSQIKTGYTRYPAKAVEKK; encoded by the exons atgaCAATAGATCCACAGTGTGAGACAATAAAGCATTGTCAGACATCAAAAGCGATTAAGTTGAAAAGCATTTTCGattatgtttatgtttcaCTTGCAATATTGTGCTTCGCATCTATTACCATTGTCGCAATCTTTGTGTGGAATGTGCATCAATTTAATGACTTGTCGGttttaagagaaaatttaagaaatgatTTAGTTGTGAGCGATATTAAACATATAATGCAGATAGTCTTGAAGGATATGGCAAAGGAACAAACACCGATGGACGATTTAAGGAAAAG CAACTCCAAAGTACCCGTCAGTAGCCCGTTCGAATATGAATTAAGAATTGAAGAAGATGATTACCTGAGGCGTGAGAAACGTGCAGCAAGAAGCGCAGATAGCAAAACATATGGAAATGAAa ACCATGGCAAATACGTAGAGTTTTTCAATCCAAAGATCAGGCgtgaattagaaaaaaaagacgATGAATTCAAAAAAACTCATGGTTACAAAGGTGCTGCACCTGGAGGCGATGAATGGGTTTGGCTGACTAGTTACTGCAGAATTCCG taTGAATCTATAACTGGATTCTGCAGTGCCACCAAAGAATATTGTCCAGCTGGACCTGCCGGCATACCAGGACTGCCTGGACCAAAAGGCTATCGTGGAGACATTGGCATGCCTGGTCCGCCGGGAAGGGTTGCAAGAGGTCCCAAAGGAATGACAGGAAGTCCTGGATTAG ATGGTCGCGATGGCACACCCGGAGAGCCTGGCCTAGACGGAATTCCAGGACGAGCTGGAAAGGATGGAAAAGATGGCCTTCCTGGATTACCAGGCACAAATGGCATAAACGGTTTGGACGGAAAAGATG GAAAGACTGGACCAGTCGGACCTCCAGGGCGACCAGGACCACCTGGAGAGATGG GTATTGCGGGACCGCGCGGGCCATCCGGAGATCCTGGAACAAATGGTACTCCTGGACAGCCTGGTATTAAGGCGTACAGTGTTAGAGTGAATGGATCTTTATCAAATGAGCTATTAATTCCACCATCCATAATAG GTGCTCATAACGAGGAATTGAAACATCCAATTGTTGTGAATGAAGGAGATAATCTACGGCTACGATGTGCGGTGACAGGAACTCCTTTACCTAAGGTTGAATGGCGCATAAAATCCgaatcaataaaaacaatcaattcTGGGGCATGGcaag CATCATCAATCGGTGGCCATACACTAAATATTACGAAAATAAATCGCGTTCATATGGGTAAATATCATTGTATAGCTGACAACGGAATACCTCCGTCTGCCAGTACTACATTCGAGGTTGAAGTACATT tCGCACCACTGGTGTTCGTTCGAAACCAATATCTCTATGTTGCTGAAGGTGGTTCAGTATCGCTAGAATGTGAG ACTGAAGCATTTCCTGAACCAGTTCAATACTGGAAAAGAAAagcagaaaatgttgttttggaCTATAGCAGCAAGTACAAAATGGCATCGTACCACAGTGG TTACAAATCCAGAATGCAACTGAACATCACCAATGTACAGAAGGACGATTACGGTGAATATTTATGCGTCAGCAAAAATGAAGTTAACACTACAACGGCAATAGTCTATGTAAATG ACAAAATGAAGCCGCCTAACAGAGGAGTGGACACAAATGCAATTGCCATTTTCGGAACGCTACCACCAAATCGTGAATCGTATGAAGACATATGCGGGCCACCGGTGAAATGCACCGATTGTCAAATATCCACCGCAGCTAACTGCAAAGATACAATTGCTACGTTGTACGATCTGGTCGGAACGTTAGAAATAAAGCACGCGGAGAATCGTTCGTTTTCCTTATTTCACTCTCGTAAAATtg attgtGCTCTCAGCGCCGTTGGAAAGCCTGTCTATCACCACGAAAATAACATAACATTCGGCTCGTGGTTAAGGGATCCACTGCCTAAGACCAGTGAAATTGGCGAAAAAATTTGGATGACAAATGATTCGGACATTTTGCATATCTAcgaatataaaaacaaacaggCCCATCAAAATAACACCGTGTTAAAAATGCATACACTCGATCCGCCAGGATTTCGT gGAAACGCTCACGTCATTTACAATGGATCGTTCTACTACCAAGAAAATAAAAGCGACAAAATCGTTCGATACGATTTGGAATTTTCTAAGCAAATTG AAACTAGAAGTTTATATAAGGCTGCAG CATCAGGACGGAATTTTCTCTATACAACCAAGTATAACTACATGGATTTCAATGTTGATGAAAACGGTTTATGGGTGATTTATGCGACAGCTGATTCCAATTACACACACGTAGCCAAG TTGGATCCATTCACGTTGGAAGCCGAATACAATTGGAACATAAGCATAGATCATCATAAG gtcGGTGAAATGTTCATAGTGTGCGGAGTTCTCTACGCAATCGATTCCGTTGTTGCAAGAAACACAAATATTCGTTTGGCACTGGATCTGTACGAAAACAAGATACTCACAGACGTAAAGAATTTAAAGTTTACAAATCCATTCCGAAACACAACCACTGTCGGATATAATCATCGGAGCAAG GAATTGTACACATGGGATAGCGGAAATCAGCTAACGTATCCGATTCTTTCCAACGACATTGGCTACAATAATTTATCCAGCAAATGGAGAGGCGGAACCGActctcaaataaaaactgGTTATACACGTTACCCTGCCAAGgccgttgaaaaaaaataa